ATATGCTAATTTGGATAATTACGATCAcaatattaatttcaaaaattgttcGTGGATGAACATCCTCATAACTCAATCaaatgtattatttaatatgcacaaaataaattacatatcAAAATTAAGTTGTAGAAGTTTACACTCCGTCCATCTTACTTATTTGTAATATAACCTACACTCATAACattcaaatacaatattaaaaaagaaaaataaaacaataaaaatatattttgctaTTATTCAATACTtaatcaaatcaaaataaatcacatatataatatctattccaaaaatttacataaattCTACTCACATTTCCAAATCTCTTTCTACTTGAATATTTAAATTCCATCATCATATAATTCTGCAAATAATATTTCTTgttataatttctttatccaaaatCAATCCAACGTATCAATATACaaacttaaaaatttcaatattaataacatttaaCTGTCATTTCATAATCAGAATCAAATTCATTTATAGATAAAATGGATTCTCATaccttttataattatttgtgatCGAAacgataaataaaaatagataaaaatcaTCAAACATTCAGGAATATTATTActaaaacaactaaaaatacGATCAAAGGACGAACCagccatttttttaaaacaaaaaaggtCTATAAACactcataaataaaataaaaaataaaaatatagatattttagaacaaaatgaaacatacaagaaaaagcaggaaaaaaattaattgaattgagCCTTTTTTTCGTCTAAATTAGTTACAATAACATAATTTGACATTAAAACATGTGTTAGAATTAAAAGATGATTTTATGTGTTTTTCAAAGAGTCACAATCAAAGGCATCTCAATCTGCAATTTGATTGAGCAAAAGATTGATACCACAAATACAAGTAGTGAGTGaagttcatttttatttaattaattaattctggTATCTATATGTTATCTCCACGTGTCATATTGATATGGTCCCATCCCAATTGAATTCTTAAGTTTGTGCCATAAACATTATACAATTATTATATACTTGTACCATAATTCGAATAAAACCCAGAATTAGTTCTAATCAACATTGTGGACCACACTTAAGAACGAATAAATAAagccaaaatttaaataaaaaaagttatttcaaCTTTATCTGCTTTTCAACTTTCTTGTAATAAACCTTTGTTTTTAAACCTAACAAGTCAACCTTTGAAGTTACAAATGATTTCTTTTTCTGGGCGATTTGCCATCTCCGATTTCAAATTTGTTACATTTGCAGACTACCACgatataggaaaaaaaatctCATCCGCAGAATGAGTCAGATTTTAATTAGGgttttagttttagaatttaattaGGATGTAGTTGGATTTTAAAGGAGATGTTATACAATGATATACTATTAGACTATTACTATGATATAAGTATATCGGATACCATGATATCTCGTACACCGATACGTtcgttttaaaaataataaaacacgatatataatatatgtatatcgaaaaaatatctaaatcttttaaaaaatgtgtaaaatatataattcttcttttattaatctaaattaaaattaaatatattaaatatattcaacataaaaatttataaattattattatcataaaaatattattaatttatatattaaattcattgataaatattattaaagtatcttaaaatatcatttatatatatatatatatatatatatatatatatattaaacgcAAATTCATAACACAAATTGAATTATCATATATCATAACACTATTAcgttatttatttatcaagaaAAGGCTATCGAGGTTGAAAAAGGAGAAAACTAATCAGATGCATTTATTGtacagaaaatatattaaaagaaaaaactgccttttttggaaataattattatacacTTCATTTCAGAGTTTTTTAGATAAAACAACCATGTTGCATTAACTTGTTACTTTGATCTCCGTTGaataaaatgtttgtttttttatttcaaccaatcccaaaaaaacaaaaaaaaaattattatcaccTAAAATTTCGCTCATTCTTCTTTTGGGAAAATTATGAACCCTAAAACAGACCTAAAGAATAAGTTTTGATGACCACTTTTAAAGACAAGAATAAAGCTTGACTTGGGCTTTTTAGAACAGAACTATTTGTGCGTATTTAATCAAGAACAAGAAACCAAACCTAAACTAATATCATTTTCCGTAGACTTCAACTCCACAAAAAGTAAGATTATGTGTAAGTTGTGATTATGATGTCCAAAATTGAATTGAAGATAAAAGCTTTAAGACAAATCCTAATCCATTTATGAGGATAAGATAAAAGCGTGGCCACACGCAAGTTTGAATTGAAGATCCAAATATGAATTGTTATTAGGATGGAATCCCATGAAAGGAACAAGCAGAATGGTAAATAGCCATAAAAGTTGATACTGATAAGCATAAGCTACACAAAAATAAGCAATTATATAAGCATAAAAGTTTCTATATTGGGTGATGCATACCCACTAGTTGCATGCAATGCAACCAATAAACTCTGTTCCAAGCAATTCAACTTGGgttatgttattttcatcaaaCAGTAGCCACACCAGCACATCATGCACAGGAATTGACCAGTCTTGAAAATCAGGAGCACTTCAATAATAGACCAAATGCAAAGTTGTATAACAAAAGTGTAACAAAGACTAATGAAACTGTTCAGAAACTTGATTATTTGATGGGGATCCTACATAGGTATCCCACTCATGTTTCACACTTGATAAATCAAACCTCACTTACAATTTGATCAGAGTTACATATACCATAAGAAAAAAGGAGGGGGAAAAAAAGATGGTGACAAGAACCATTGAACCAACACTTTTGCATGCCAGGCATTACAGTggcaaaagaaagaagaaattcaaaaattaatacTCTATCATTAAACCGACTAACCACAACGTGCCTCTCTGGAGATGTACTATTACACTATCATGGAACAAATCTTTCCTCAGTATATCCCGCAAATCTCATTTTACACCTCAATCCAATTCCAAGAAAGGAACCTAAGTCTTGAAAGATGAAAAAGAGGACCAAAACaaggatgaaaaagaaaaaagaaaaacaagccTTACACAAAATCACTTGTAAACTGCTTTGTCTTTGAATATGTATACttcaaatgaaagaagaaagaacACCGTTAGCTATATATGACGTTTCCTTATGAGCTGTATCTCTTAGGTGATGGAGATGTATGAATTCACAATACCTCATTAACTTTAACCAGTTTTCCTTCATCTACTGCTACCATGACAAATCCAACTATCATATCTCCTAGGCAGCGATTCCTGAAAATACATCATGTATATGTAAGAACCTGCTGctaaatttaacaataataatggACAAATTTGTTCttcataataataaatgtgtGCTGATTCTAGATGAGAATGAATGTAAATGAGTAGAAAGGTTTGAGTTTTTGGTCttctattatcattataaattgAACTACTTCAACAGAATAAGCAACACAGAAATGCAATCTTTCCTGTGCCTATTTCATGACAATAAAACCATCAACATTCAACTTAGTGTGGTCTGTCCACATATAAGCATCTTTAAGATAATGGTCTAGTTTGGAAAAACATCTCAACAAAtacttgaagaaaaagaaaataagaaagtaaaatgaaattcgttttcgaagttaaaattagtttacgGATTTTGACTTTTATAGAAGGTTTGAGTGTGGTCTTTATTCACATTTAAGCATCTTCCAAGTTAATATCCGGATTGGATAAACATCTTATTAAGCACTAGGTAAGAAATTTTGGATTTAATTGTCTACTTTGGATAAATTTCTCATTATGTACTTTAGAGGAGAAGAAAAAGTTTATGGGTGCTCTTAACTAAATTCCCCAAAAGTTAGGATGCATAAGTTGactttttaacttttgaaagaagtttgattctattttcttcttttactaCAAGTGCTTATTGAAAATTGATCCAATATAACTTACAAatagaatcaaatttaaatgaaaatgataACGAAACCTACACATAAGTACAGGAAGTTGCAAGGAATAATTCTACTTGGATTGCAGTAAACACTTGTGAGAACGCTCATGAAtctgaagatataaaattagaaGACATGCATAGCAAAAGTCAGAAACCAAGAAGTATTCAGCATAACTAAAAGAAGACACTAACAAAGCGACCGTGATATCTCTATCACAGTTAAAAATCCATTTGTCTTGAGCTTAATTAAAGACGGGCGTATAAGAAAATTTCATTTCCAAACTCCTTGagaaaaatttcatcttctgAAGTATAGAAACACATAATTGGAAAACAAAAgccaaaattataaacaatatcTGATTTTCTTTTGGAGACAAGACTGTAGCTTAAAGTCTTACCTCTATTAGGTTGTCTACTAGTAACATTGTAGTTTCCAATATAACCCTCAGAATTCTTTACTGGATCATCTGAAGCTATACCACCAAGACCATAACCAAATGAACCAGAACCATCAATCTCAGACACAGCAGAACGCCAAGCAGAGTCGTTGTAAACCGAACCACTGCCAGTACGGTACAAGTCCCCGTATGATCCTTCATAACCACCGGTTGACACATTAAATGCAGAGGCTGGAGTCACACCTGAACTGCTGTTTCTTCCATACCCTGCTCCACCTAGACCAAAGCTGCTATCTCCACCTTCATAAACATTATTCCCAGTACCATAACCAGAAGCAGCACCTCCACCCTGGGCTGGAATGGATGGACCCCAGCCTGTGCCACTATTTCCAATGGAAACACCAAAAGCTCCACTTCCAGATCCTAAGAAAGGGTTGGGGCTGACAGGATTATTGGCATTATTAAGGCCCCCATTTCCCCATAAATTACGAGATGGTGAGTTCATAACAGTATCGCTTCTTCCATTAACCCCACTATAGCCTATAGGAGTGGTATATCTCCCAGAGTTGCCACTGTAGAAAGGATTCAATAGTCGACCATATCCTAGATTGCTCCCATAATTGGAAGTCCCTCCAAAGGTTGGGCTCAATCCTGAATCCAAATTCACTCCCATTCCATAACCAGTATTGCCAAAGGGAGTAAATCCACTTCTACCACCGGTAAGAGGACTAAACCTACCATCCATCCTCACTCCATATCCTCCTATTGGACTCATACTATAACCCTGAGCATAACTGTTTAAGTAGTTACTGGCCCTATTCAAACCATAGTTATATCCTATCAATGGGCTACGGCTGGGACCCGGAGAAAGCTCTTTGGGAACTGCCCTCTTGACTTCAACCATCTTACCATTGAGTTCATGAAAAGTTTTATAGAGAACTCTATCCACAGCTTCCTCAGAATCATAGGTAATGAAGCCAAACCCTCTTGGCCTCTGGGTATTATGATCATACATAACTACAACATCTGTAATTGTACCAAACTGATCAAAATACTTCTTAAAATCACTTTCAGTGATGGTTGATGGTAAACCTCCAACAAAGATTTTTTTAGTGCGTCCAGGACCAGGAGAAGCATGTGCACTGCCAGACTGCCTATTAAGTTGATCATCCCTAGGAACAGCTTTCTTTGCTTCAACCTGAAATTCAAGATAACATTACAGAGATCAAAATTGTCATTTTCACTTTATTGACTTATAAACTAAAAAGGGTCAAGTTTGATCCAATGTGCATACAAAAGAGAACACAGATGAGtgcaaaaatgattttttaatcaTCAATGAAGTCAAAAATGAAAGCATAGGAGGCAATGATCTCCTTTATGAACCCAAATTTAGCAGCACAGCTAAACACAACGTATTGACACAATGCCAAGTACATCTACAAAGAAACAACACTCACTGTTCGCCCATCAATTATGTGTTTATCCATGATTACTCTTTCTGCAACAGAAGGATCAGCAAAGACAACAAAACCAAAGCCACGAGCACGACCTGTTACGCGATCCCTCATGATCACAGCCTCTATCACCTCCCCATATTTCCCAAAATATTCCTTAAGCCGTTCCTCATCAGTGTCCCAAGATATTCCCCCAATGAAGAGCTTGCCAAGATCCGATTCCATCTGTTCCAACACCAACCATGACTAGTTAACAATCAATCACTGATTccaaatttccaattttgcgattgaacaaaatttaaaacaaagacACATTCTGAGTCAAAATTCTCATCTCAAAAGCCACACCAAAGAACAAAAACCCACAATTCAATAATTCATATCCAAATCACTCAATGATGGCCTAAATTCAAGCCAAGGAACCAATCTAAACGCACAATTTTCCATATTAACAGATAAATCCAACCTTTCCACCAAAGCAAAAACCGATCAGAAATGCAGATGAGAAGAATAGATTCACCTTATCTCAAAATTCAGACAGAACCCAGTTGTTGCTTCGATCAGAGACGAAGTGGGTTTTGTCAAATTCGATCTAGGAGCATCGGATCTTCCGAGCATCAATCAAAACCCGAACCAGAAAATCTAATCTCACCGCCCCATCAAGGAAAAAGAACAAGTAACTGGATCAgaaaaggaaattcaaaaactttacaGAGATCGGTGAAAGTTGGAGCGACCCAGATGAGAAAAATTTACCATGCGTTGATGACGGTGGAAAAATGATAGGCATGTGAAAAATGCTTCAATGGGAGGAAGAGGATGGAAGAAAACTGGGAATGGAAACAGAGGATGTGCTCATCATCATCCTCTAtctattctctctctctctcttgcttttttttatttttttctttttctttttttaaatctcTTGTTCTTGGTTATTCCACTTCCTTAATCTAGATGAAAGGAAAAGGAATTTGTAGCTAAGATGTGAAGAgacattatatataaatagagagAGAGACTGCAAATCCTCTGGTGCAAGAAAATTTGGAGGAGCCAAGAGATGACAGcagatgttttattttttattttttattattattatttgaaaagtgtgatgaataatgattaaatccgtttttataaatcaagagaagttttttttttttttttttttacttctcaGAGAAGTTCTATtctttataactatttttataattaagagaagaataaataatataagcggttaaagttaatatatacatgtattaagagtttgaagattttttttttcatttaattgtaAACcgttactttaaaaaaaaaaatatttgatggtAATATCTCTTGAAATACCATATTTGACTAAGATCGAATATTTTTCCAGGAAAAAATGTTAATGATGCatttaaagaaattcaaatgcAACAACATTCGTATTGAAACTATAATAGGAAAGAAGAACTAACATTTTGTCGATACAAAAAAAATAGGGAAGAAAACTCTTTTTtgtacataatatttattgaaaaccatgaaaaaaatacttaaataaagAGTTATAAAACAGGGATATGTTAGCTTATCTTGAATAGTAAACgtgattaatattttgtttttataatttttctcaaTGTagtaatgtttattttataaagttggaaattatgaaaatagaTTTTGATCATGATTAGATTTTAAAGTatcattaaattatgtttagtgtgagatattttattcttaaacatACACTAATGTTTCACAagtttaaaatgatatatttgataTATACATTGATGTCGAAAGTATTCAACAtatatttttgtcaatattaAGTTTACTTATAATTCACTATTGATTAAGAAtctgaaataataatttatactatATCCTACGTATTTGGTTTCTAATTTTAtcgtatttttttaaaatcaaaataattattttatcaatttagtttttaggtaatttcttttatatttaattattctttttcaatttcatattttataaaattgaactattttttaaacaaaaataactattatgataacaaattatctataaaataaaaattacctacaataataataattatatttttttttgtaaaagaaaaggaatatatatatatatatgacatgcTTTTtgactaataataattattattattttgttatatttcttataatatttgtttttatttaatcatatgaacttagtttatattttgcatttatttaatttttttactaaatggggagtccaaaattttttatgtaattttcgAAAACTTCAATTATCTAGGAAAatgtttctaaaaatatttcagtACAAGCTTTCGATTTCATCGTTGATTTGATTTGCTTAAAATGTTTcgttttaattaaaacattaaaacgTTAAAAAATGGTGCtgcatttcaaaagaaaacaatttttattcaaaaaagtaaaaatcaaCATGTAGCAAATACTTGTTACTCTAGGTATAAGCACCGCAGATGTTCAAATAGAACATTGTTTGCCACGTTTGAAAATGAGAggctaaaacatatttaagtcaaattattttactaaatgcAACTAccaaaattttttatgtaattttgaaaaacttcaattaactaaaaaaatgtgcctgcaaatatatattctaaaatgcacttttaccatttttagatgaatttattttattcataaaaatagaGTTCGAATTTCTCATGATACGATTAAGGAACAAtaacaaacacacaaaataatatCGCATCATTTACCTTTTGTgtagtttttattatgttattttattttgataagttaaaattaatatttatattaattttagttttatataaaatgaattacgttttaaaatttgaaagaaaaaaaacacatcaCATGTCAACATGGATGTGGGTTCCACTTAGCACAAATGTATTTTCACCTTGTAAAACTTAATCTCTTCCATCACACaatacaattattataaaagtatataaaatttaCACTAACATGACATATCTATTAAACTCTTAagtgagaaatgaaaaaaaaaaaccttcatttattatataattcaagTAAAGTtgcaatattaattaataacaaaacacCTTAGATAAGActtttaatatcattattttaaaactaaaattgtattttacTTGTGAATAATTGAATATTACGCATAATTGAATATTACgcataaaaaactttaaattattaattttgataaaactaatatatatatatatatatatatatgaatgagtTTCTTCACCTAGTGAGTATTTCTTTGCCTAACGAATTAAAAATCAGTGAATCATGTCTTAATACTTATCTAGCGAGTAAATACTCGTTCAACAAGTCtgcataattttgtaaaatcgGATCTTTACATAATTCTGCAGTTCCAAGGAAATTTCTAAACTTTCTCTGGACCTTCACAGATACCAAGCAAGCACAGATCGAACTCAAGTCTATCACAACCATTCATATTAATTGATCTTATTTGCAATACAAACATCAACAATTCTAGACAAACAAAATTCAACCACATACCATAATTTCACATATCGCATATCATACCACCACTCAGTTATAACTCAATTCATGTAAATTTGAGGATTTGTCCCCCAATTCAACAGATAAAATTCATCATACAACTCAATCATGTCAGCGATTCATAGTACAACAATGTAACGAGTAATTTCAAACATGTATATAACTTAAAATAGTgcaattagcttcccttactaaACAGCTTTATAAACGTTAAATGTATCTAACTTCAcatgatgctctatctacacacaaaaaaacatcaaaagaaTAATCATGACATATCGTTATGATAATTGATCAGCATAGACTCGTACTAATGATTAAAAATACGCAAGCAAGTTGAAGAGGGTTTACATGCAacagaaaatggaaatagatcaAAAAGAAGACAGAAACTTAAGTTACGCAAACGAAGGAATTGATCGATCCAATTTGAAGGTCTCGGCGAGAAGATCAATCATACGTTATCGATTCTTCAATTAGAGAGAAATAA
This portion of the Vigna unguiculata cultivar IT97K-499-35 chromosome 6, ASM411807v1, whole genome shotgun sequence genome encodes:
- the LOC114189242 gene encoding heterogeneous nuclear ribonucleoprotein 1-like, which encodes MESDLGKLFIGGISWDTDEERLKEYFGKYGEVIEAVIMRDRVTGRARGFGFVVFADPSVAERVIMDKHIIDGRTVEAKKAVPRDDQLNRQSGSAHASPGPGRTKKIFVGGLPSTITESDFKKYFDQFGTITDVVVMYDHNTQRPRGFGFITYDSEEAVDRVLYKTFHELNGKMVEVKRAVPKELSPGPSRSPLIGYNYGLNRASNYLNSYAQGYSMSPIGGYGVRMDGRFSPLTGGRSGFTPFGNTGYGMGVNLDSGLSPTFGGTSNYGSNLGYGRLLNPFYSGNSGRYTTPIGYSGVNGRSDTVMNSPSRNLWGNGGLNNANNPVSPNPFLGSGSGAFGVSIGNSGTGWGPSIPAQGGGAASGYGTGNNVYEGGDSSFGLGGAGYGRNSSSGVTPASAFNVSTGGYEGSYGDLYRTGSGSVYNDSAWRSAVSEIDGSGSFGYGLGGIASDDPVKNSEGYIGNYNVTSRQPNRGIAA